In the genome of Magnolia sinica isolate HGM2019 chromosome 2, MsV1, whole genome shotgun sequence, one region contains:
- the LOC131237828 gene encoding large ribosomal subunit protein bL12c-like, whose translation MASSLTTLSLLSPYPTPQSSSYPTHPAAFTPNSLRNPLQIPNFTSSSRKASFLPPLSAVVSPKVEELGSQIKTLTLEEARGLVDWLQEELGVSPAAFAPAAVAAAPAAGDAGPAAVVEKTEFDVVIEEVPSNARIATIKVIRALTSLALKEAKELIEGLPKKFKEAVSKEEAEEAKKQLEEVGAKIAIV comes from the coding sequence ATGGCATCCTCCCttaccactctctctctcttatccccTTATCCTACACCACAATCCTCTTCTTATCCTACGCACCCCGCCGCTTTCACCCCCAATTCCCTTAGAAACCCCctccaaatccccaatttcacTTCCTCCTCTCGCAAAGCCTCCTTCTTGCCTCCTCTCTCCGCGGTGGTCTCCCCCAAGGTCGAAGAACTCGGCTCCCagatcaaaaccctaaccctagaagagGCCCGCGGTCTTGTGGACTGGCTCCAGGAGGAGCTCGGCGTCTCACCGGCGGCCTTCGCCCCGGCCGCCGTCgctgcagcgcctgctgctggcgaCGCGGGCCCCGCCGCTGTCGTCGAGAAGACGGAATTCGATGTCGTGATCGAGGAGGTGCCCAGCAATGCCAGGATCGCGACAATCAAGGTCATCCGGGCGCTGACGAGCCTGGCGCTGAAGGAAGCGAAGGAGCTGATTGAGGGGCTGCCGAAGAAGTTCAAGGAGGCGGTGTCGAAGGAGGAGGCAGAGGAGGCGAAGAAGCAGCTGGAGGAGGTCGGGGCGAAGATAGCCATTGTTTGA